A single genomic interval of Aureliella helgolandensis harbors:
- a CDS encoding BBP7 family outer membrane beta-barrel protein codes for MEVDRTDMHTSSQLKSIPILCSLVAIVLIGGGQFSTALLADDKQVWPDDPFATPKANANPRSSKSRRPGAVSAKFDSPTTSPPAKTPAEVTVDYEEYDYQEFVDGDDAGYVIPPNFGAPSTSVFQSGADCNCYECNPVAHLNCTTPDCSCGLRPRSCGLWVGAEYLLWSLQGTELPALVTASPAGTLPSDTGVLGLASTSTLLSGTQGEEFRSGGRITVGLWTDRSHRTAWEASYLGIDDSNDSFSVSSSSQPNLARPVFDTLLGGEASMLIAHQNFLSGSIAVDSSTQLQAFEILRRRQYCSDGFLTFDFLIGFKHGSLDDLLRVRHASNYFQAQGPISAGTATHGFDNFEAKNDFNGLLLGIERRHHWNRWKIAYTGKVSLGSNNVDMLIDGQTITTVPGGGTSTFNGGLLAQATNIGTYSRNEFVAIPEFKFSAQRQINQCLGLQCGYNIMYWSSAVRAADAVSRRVSQFPPEAVTGTGDPKFAWTSSGFLAHGFQFGLNYQF; via the coding sequence ATGGAAGTGGACAGAACCGATATGCATACTAGCAGCCAGCTTAAGTCGATCCCAATTCTGTGCAGTCTTGTTGCGATTGTGCTGATAGGTGGGGGGCAGTTTTCAACCGCTCTGCTCGCCGATGACAAGCAGGTTTGGCCGGATGATCCCTTCGCCACGCCTAAGGCCAATGCCAATCCGCGAAGTAGTAAATCGAGGCGGCCGGGAGCCGTATCGGCCAAGTTCGACTCTCCGACGACGTCGCCCCCAGCCAAGACTCCAGCCGAAGTTACGGTGGACTACGAGGAATATGATTATCAGGAATTCGTCGATGGTGATGACGCCGGCTATGTGATCCCGCCAAATTTCGGAGCTCCCAGCACGAGCGTCTTTCAGAGTGGGGCGGATTGCAATTGTTACGAATGCAATCCGGTGGCTCACCTCAACTGCACTACCCCCGACTGCAGTTGTGGGTTGCGCCCGCGTTCCTGCGGCCTTTGGGTCGGTGCCGAGTATCTGCTGTGGTCACTCCAGGGGACGGAATTGCCCGCTCTCGTGACTGCGAGTCCGGCGGGAACCCTACCCAGTGATACGGGCGTCCTCGGTCTTGCGTCGACTAGCACGTTGCTCTCGGGTACTCAGGGAGAGGAGTTCAGGTCCGGAGGTCGGATCACGGTTGGGTTGTGGACCGACCGCTCTCATCGCACTGCGTGGGAAGCTAGTTACCTAGGAATCGATGACAGCAACGACAGTTTCTCCGTCAGTAGCAGTTCGCAGCCCAACTTAGCACGTCCCGTATTTGACACCTTGCTGGGCGGTGAAGCATCTATGTTGATCGCGCACCAGAATTTTCTTTCCGGTTCCATCGCCGTCGATTCGTCAACGCAGTTGCAAGCCTTTGAAATCTTGCGGCGAAGGCAGTACTGTTCAGATGGCTTCTTGACGTTCGACTTCCTTATTGGATTCAAACATGGGAGTCTCGACGATTTGTTGAGAGTGCGTCATGCATCCAATTATTTTCAAGCTCAAGGGCCGATCAGCGCTGGAACGGCAACCCATGGATTTGACAATTTCGAAGCCAAGAATGACTTCAATGGTCTACTGCTGGGGATCGAACGACGACACCATTGGAACCGTTGGAAGATCGCCTACACCGGTAAGGTAAGCTTGGGGTCTAACAACGTCGATATGCTCATCGACGGCCAAACGATCACTACTGTACCCGGAGGCGGCACCTCTACCTTCAATGGCGGGCTGCTCGCACAGGCGACTAACATCGGAACCTACAGCCGAAACGAATTCGTTGCCATTCCCGAATTCAAGTTCTCTGCCCAACGTCAGATCAACCAATGCCTTGGCTTGCAATGCGGCTACAATATCATGTATTGGAGTTCCGCAGTTCGAGCAGCCGATGCCGTCAGTCGCCGAGTCTCGCAATTTCCACCGGAAGCGGTAACCGGAACCGGCGATCCAAAATTCGCATGGACAAGTAGTGGGTTCTTAGCCCACGGATTCCAATTTGGGCTGAACTATCAATTCTAG
- a CDS encoding cadherin repeat domain-containing protein, which yields MNRRGFTDLLRFLSFASPAKLRLDSLRSSRKSRRPRLGFESLEARRVLAANITAFEPTDSGFVVELSEEVSTLNLNLYNTEGGTQGAADVTLQGATTGDVKGSLVVDGTRLTFVASDGVLAADTYTATLRSASDAFTDLADGELLDGEYNGTTLPSGNGTAGGDFVIQFTVGTSTDMILGLPDFARGPSQAVQAPGQGSGTELPDGLAVVLTNPAGLTSVTFTLQYDPSLLNISDVQLGADAPAGSSVDANLTVPGTATVSFYALAPLTASQTNVIELIASVPEDASYGSTQVLSFSSVEVNAGAMTAQVDSGVQLVSYAGDVNANRRYDAEDARLIARVGVGLDTGFLGSADSTPSTTPLFALIDPTIMGDITGAGGISALDASDILRKVVGLPVPNLPDLPSSQAPFGLSLSSQSATSSQAIGSVVGSFSTSDPDAGDSFTYALVAGSGDTNNSSFSISGSNLLTAEALSASPGTYSIRVSTTDSTGKSFVRNFTITVSDTNNPPSSVALSTTNLTDGQAIGTTVGTLTTVDTDAGDSHVYTLVSGDGSADNAKFTLSGNTLLTAVVFDANTQNSYTIRIRSTDSAGAFVEQVLTGTILAAGSNTAPTAIGLSNSNVPENSASGTVVGALTSTDADAGDTFTYTLVSGAGDTDNASFAISGATLTTAAVLDFESQESYSVRVRSTDAGGLTFEQTFTITATNVNEAATSVTLSSSQVEDGDASGTVVGTLASDDPDAADTFTYTLVAGSGDTDNASFAISGDQLQTAFVADMGTKASYAVRVMVTDAGGLTHEEELTITVVEVGVAPTAVALSSTAIDEGSAIGSDVGTLTSTDANATDSHTYTLVAGTGDTDNASFTIVGDKLQTAAELDFETQDTYSVRVRSTDSYGLTFDQEFTITVNDLNETPSALSLDNLTVAENAVSGTLVGNLSTTDPDAGDTFTYTLEAGVGDTDNASFTISGSTLTTAAVLDFESQESYSVRVRSTDAGGLTFEQTFTITATNVNEAATSVTLSSSQVEDGAASGTAVGTLSSDDPDAADTFTYTLVAGSGDTDNASFAISGDQLQTAFVADMGTKASYAVRVMVTDAGGLTHEEELTITVVEVGVAPTAVALSSTAIDEGSAIGSDVGTLTSTDANATDSHTYTLVAGTGDTDNASFTIVGDKLQTAAELDFETQDTYSVRVRSTDSYGLTFDQEFTITVNDLNETPSALSLDNLTVAENAVSGTLVGNLTTTDPDAGDTFTYTLEAGTGDTDNASFAISGATLTTAAVLDFESQESYSVRVRSTDAGGLTFEQTFTITATNVNEAATSVTLSSSQVEDGAASGTVVGTLASDDPDAADTFTYTLVAGSGDTDNASFAISGDQLQTAFIADMGTKASYAIRVMVTDAGGLTHEEELTITVVEVGVAPTAVALSSTAIDEGSAIGSDVGTLTSTDANAIDSHTYTLVAGTGDTDNASFTIVGDKLQTAAELDFETQDTYSVRVRSTDSYGLTFDQEFTITVSDLNETPTALALDNLTIAENAVSGTLVGNLTTTDADAGDSFTYTLEAGAGDTDNASFAISGSTLTTAAVLDFESQESYSVRVRSTDAGGLIFEQTFTITATNVNEAATSVVLSSSQVEDAAASGTAVGTLSSDDPDAADTFTYTLVAGSGDTDNASFAISGDELQTAFVADMGTKASYAIRVMVTDAGGLTHEEELTITVVEVGVAPTAVALSSTTIDEGSAIGTEIGTLTSTDANAIDSHTYTLVAGTGDTDNASFAIVGDKLQTAAELDFETQDTYSVRVRSTDSYGLTFDQEFTITVSDLNETPTALALDNLTIAENAVSGTLVGNLTTTDADAGDTFTYTLEAGVGDTDNASFTISGSTLTTAAVLDFESQESYSVRVRSTDAGGLIFEQTFTITAANVNEAATSVVLSSSQVEDGAASGTVVGILSSDDPDAGDTFTYTLVAGSGDTDNASFAISGDQLQTAFIADMGTKASYAIRVMVTDAGGLTHEEELTITVVEVGVAPTAVALSSTAIDEGSAIGSDVGTLTSTDANATDSHTYTLVAGTGDTDNASFTIVGDKLQTAAELDFETQDTYSVRVRSTDSYGLTFDQEFTITVNDLNETPSAVALDNLTVAENAVSGTLVGNLSTTDPDAGDTFTYTLEAGMGDTDNASFAISGATLTTAAVLDFESQESYSVRVRSTDAGGLTFEQTFTITATNVNEAATSVTLSSSQVEDGAASGTAVGTLASDDPDAADTFTYTLVAGSGDTDNASFTISGDQLQTAFIADMGTKASYAIRVMVTDAGGLTHEEELNITVVEVGVAPTAVALSSTAIDEGSAIGSDVGTLTSTDANAIDSHTYTLVAGTGDTDNASFTIVGDKLQTAAELDFETQDTYSVRVRSTDSYGLTFDQEFTITVNGVNETPSAVALDNLTIAENAVSGTLVGNLTTTDADAGDTFTYTLEAGVGDTDNASFTISGSTLTTAAVLDFESQESYSVRVRSTDAGGLIFEQTFTITAANVNEAATSVVLSSSQVEDGAASGTVVGTLSSDDPDAGDTFTYTLVAGSGDTDNASFAISGDQLQTAFIADMGTKASYAIRVMVTDAGGLTHEEELTITIVEAGVAPTAVALGSTAIDEGSAIGSDVGTLTSTDANAIDSHTYTLVAGTGDTDNASFTIVGDKLQTAAELDFETQDTYYVRVRSTDSYGLTFDQEFTITINDIVE from the coding sequence ATGAATCGTCGTGGCTTTACCGACCTGCTTCGCTTTCTGTCCTTTGCCTCTCCCGCCAAGCTAAGACTGGACAGTCTCAGGAGCAGTCGCAAGTCAAGGCGCCCACGCTTGGGGTTTGAGTCGCTAGAAGCACGTCGGGTGTTGGCTGCCAACATTACCGCATTCGAACCGACCGATAGCGGTTTTGTGGTTGAGTTGAGCGAAGAGGTGAGTACCCTCAATCTGAATCTGTACAACACCGAGGGGGGCACTCAGGGTGCTGCCGACGTCACGCTCCAAGGAGCCACTACGGGTGATGTGAAGGGGTCGTTGGTCGTCGATGGAACCAGGTTGACTTTCGTTGCTAGCGATGGAGTCCTGGCAGCAGATACCTACACGGCAACGCTCCGGAGTGCGTCAGATGCCTTTACCGATCTAGCCGATGGCGAATTGCTTGATGGGGAATACAATGGCACGACCCTACCATCGGGCAACGGCACCGCCGGTGGTGATTTTGTGATTCAGTTTACCGTCGGCACCTCTACCGACATGATCCTTGGCCTCCCCGATTTCGCGCGCGGCCCCAGCCAAGCAGTACAAGCTCCTGGGCAGGGGAGTGGCACAGAGTTGCCCGATGGACTGGCAGTGGTTCTTACCAATCCTGCCGGTCTAACCTCGGTAACCTTTACACTCCAATACGACCCGAGTCTGCTCAACATCTCCGACGTCCAGTTGGGTGCCGATGCTCCGGCTGGCAGTAGCGTCGATGCAAACCTTACGGTACCCGGCACTGCAACGGTATCCTTCTACGCGCTGGCACCTCTCACGGCCAGCCAAACGAATGTCATCGAATTGATTGCTTCGGTTCCGGAAGATGCTAGCTACGGCAGTACTCAGGTATTGAGTTTTTCGTCCGTGGAAGTCAATGCTGGTGCAATGACGGCTCAAGTCGATAGTGGAGTGCAACTGGTATCCTATGCGGGAGATGTCAACGCCAATCGCCGTTATGATGCTGAAGATGCACGGTTAATCGCCCGCGTGGGGGTTGGTCTAGATACCGGCTTCTTAGGTTCTGCGGACAGCACACCGAGCACGACTCCTCTGTTTGCTCTCATCGATCCCACGATTATGGGAGACATCACTGGGGCAGGTGGTATCAGCGCGCTCGATGCGAGCGATATCTTGCGTAAAGTCGTGGGCTTGCCAGTTCCGAACCTACCCGACCTCCCAAGCTCTCAAGCTCCCTTTGGCCTCAGCCTCTCCAGCCAGAGTGCCACCAGCTCCCAGGCCATTGGCTCTGTAGTTGGTAGTTTTTCAACAAGTGATCCAGACGCGGGCGACTCGTTCACCTACGCACTGGTGGCAGGCAGTGGTGATACGAACAACAGTTCGTTTAGCATCAGTGGCAGCAACCTGCTCACAGCAGAAGCACTCAGCGCGTCCCCTGGAACCTACTCGATTCGTGTTAGTACGACCGATTCCACTGGCAAGTCATTCGTCCGCAACTTTACCATCACCGTTAGCGATACCAACAATCCGCCGAGCTCAGTGGCATTGTCCACAACCAATCTGACTGACGGGCAAGCAATTGGCACCACGGTTGGTACGCTGACGACGGTGGATACGGATGCTGGGGACTCTCACGTTTACACGTTGGTGAGTGGAGATGGCAGCGCCGACAATGCCAAATTCACCCTCTCGGGAAATACATTATTAACTGCGGTCGTGTTTGACGCTAACACGCAAAACTCCTATACCATCCGCATTCGAAGTACCGATTCAGCAGGCGCGTTTGTCGAGCAGGTTCTGACAGGTACAATTCTTGCAGCGGGAAGCAATACGGCCCCGACAGCAATCGGCCTTTCGAACAGCAATGTTCCCGAAAACTCCGCGAGTGGAACCGTGGTTGGCGCTCTAACATCGACCGACGCCGATGCGGGTGACACCTTTACCTACACTCTGGTCTCCGGTGCGGGAGACACGGACAACGCCTCCTTTGCCATCTCCGGTGCAACACTTACCACCGCAGCCGTCCTCGACTTTGAATCGCAAGAGAGTTACTCGGTTCGGGTGCGTAGCACCGATGCCGGGGGACTGACCTTTGAGCAAACCTTCACCATCACTGCCACGAACGTCAACGAAGCAGCCACCAGCGTCACGTTGAGCTCCAGCCAGGTGGAAGATGGAGATGCATCCGGCACGGTAGTTGGCACCTTAGCTTCGGATGATCCCGATGCCGCCGACACGTTCACCTATACGCTAGTAGCTGGATCCGGAGATACTGACAACGCTTCGTTTGCCATCTCCGGCGATCAGCTGCAAACCGCCTTTGTGGCGGACATGGGAACCAAGGCGAGCTACGCCGTCCGCGTCATGGTCACCGATGCCGGTGGGTTGACTCACGAAGAAGAGCTAACCATTACCGTTGTTGAAGTCGGCGTGGCACCAACGGCCGTTGCTCTCAGTAGTACCGCGATCGACGAAGGCTCGGCTATCGGTTCTGATGTTGGCACGCTGACTTCAACCGATGCCAACGCCACAGACTCCCACACCTACACGCTGGTGGCTGGTACAGGGGACACCGACAATGCATCCTTTACCATCGTGGGTGATAAACTTCAGACGGCCGCCGAGCTCGATTTTGAAACTCAGGACACTTACAGCGTGCGGGTTCGGTCCACCGACTCGTATGGCCTGACGTTCGACCAAGAGTTCACCATCACCGTCAATGATCTGAATGAAACACCGAGCGCATTATCACTCGACAACCTGACCGTCGCCGAGAATGCGGTGAGTGGCACCCTAGTTGGTAATCTATCCACCACCGACCCGGACGCTGGTGACACCTTCACCTACACACTGGAAGCAGGTGTGGGGGACACCGACAACGCCTCCTTTACCATCTCCGGCTCAACGCTTACCACGGCAGCCGTCCTCGACTTTGAATCGCAAGAGAGTTACTCGGTTCGTGTACGTAGCACCGATGCCGGAGGACTGACCTTTGAGCAAACCTTCACCATCACTGCCACGAACGTCAACGAAGCAGCCACCAGCGTCACGTTGAGTTCCAGCCAAGTGGAAGATGGAGCTGCATCTGGCACGGCAGTTGGCACCTTATCTTCGGATGATCCCGATGCCGCCGACACGTTCACCTACACGCTAGTAGCTGGATCCGGAGATACTGACAACGCTTCGTTTGCCATCTCCGGCGATCAGCTGCAAACCGCCTTTGTGGCGGACATGGGAACCAAGGCGAGCTACGCCGTCCGCGTCATGGTCACCGATGCCGGTGGGTTGACTCACGAAGAAGAGCTAACCATTACCGTTGTTGAAGTCGGCGTGGCACCAACGGCCGTTGCTCTCAGTAGTACCGCGATCGACGAAGGCTCGGCTATCGGTTCTGATGTTGGCACGCTGACTTCAACCGATGCCAACGCCACAGACTCCCACACCTACACGCTGGTGGCTGGTACAGGGGACACCGACAATGCATCCTTTACCATCGTGGGTGATAAACTTCAGACGGCTGCTGAGCTCGACTTTGAAACTCAGGACACTTACAGCGTGCGGGTCCGCTCCACCGACTCGTATGGCCTGACGTTCGACCAAGAGTTCACCATCACCGTCAATGATCTGAATGAAACACCGAGCGCATTATCACTCGACAACCTGACCGTCGCCGAGAATGCGGTGAGTGGTACGCTAGTTGGTAATCTAACCACCACCGACCCGGACGCTGGTGACACCTTCACCTACACGCTGGAAGCCGGTACGGGAGATACCGACAACGCCTCCTTTGCAATCTCCGGTGCAACGCTTACCACCGCAGCCGTCCTCGACTTTGAATCGCAAGAGAGTTACTCGGTTCGGGTGCGTAGCACCGATGCCGGGGGACTGACCTTTGAGCAAACCTTCACCATCACTGCCACGAACGTCAACGAAGCAGCCACCAGCGTCACGTTGAGTTCCAGCCAAGTGGAAGATGGAGCTGCATCTGGCACGGTAGTTGGCACCTTAGCTTCGGATGATCCCGATGCCGCCGACACATTCACCTACACGCTAGTAGCTGGATCCGGAGATACTGACAACGCTTCGTTTGCCATCTCCGGCGACCAGCTGCAAACCGCCTTTATAGCGGACATGGGGACCAAGGCCAGTTATGCCATCCGTGTCATGGTCACCGATGCCGGTGGATTGACTCACGAAGAAGAGCTGACCATTACCGTTGTTGAAGTCGGTGTGGCACCAACGGCCGTTGCTCTTAGTAGCACCGCGATCGACGAAGGCTCGGCTATCGGTTCCGATGTTGGCACGCTAACTTCGACCGATGCCAATGCGATAGACTCTCACACCTACACTCTGGTGGCTGGTACCGGCGACACCGACAATGCATCCTTTACCATCGTGGGGGACAAACTGCAGACGGCCGCTGAGCTCGATTTTGAAACCCAGGACACCTACAGTGTGCGAGTCCGCTCCACCGACTCGTATGGCCTGACCTTCGATCAAGAGTTTACCATCACCGTCAGTGATCTAAACGAAACGCCGACCGCCCTAGCGCTCGACAACCTGACCATCGCCGAGAATGCGGTGAGTGGCACCCTAGTTGGTAATCTAACCACCACGGATGCAGACGCTGGAGACAGCTTCACCTACACGCTGGAAGCCGGTGCGGGGGACACGGACAACGCCTCCTTTGCCATCTCCGGCTCAACGCTTACCACCGCAGCCGTCCTCGACTTTGAATCGCAAGAGAGTTACTCGGTGCGGGTACGTAGCACCGATGCCGGGGGACTCATCTTCGAGCAGACCTTCACTATCACTGCCACGAACGTCAACGAAGCGGCCACCAGCGTCGTGTTGAGTTCCAGCCAAGTGGAAGATGCAGCTGCATCTGGCACGGCAGTTGGCACCTTATCTTCGGATGATCCCGATGCCGCCGACACATTCACCTACACGCTAGTAGCTGGTTCGGGTGACACCGACAACGCTTCGTTTGCCATCTCCGGCGATGAGCTCCAAACCGCCTTTGTGGCAGACATGGGAACCAAGGCGAGTTACGCCATCCGTGTCATGGTCACCGATGCCGGTGGATTGACTCACGAAGAAGAGTTGACCATTACCGTTGTTGAAGTCGGTGTGGCACCAACGGCCGTCGCCCTGAGTAGTACCACGATCGACGAAGGCTCGGCTATCGGGACGGAAATCGGCACACTAACTTCGACCGATGCCAACGCCATAGACTCCCACACCTACACTCTGGTGGCTGGTACTGGAGACACCGACAATGCATCCTTTGCCATCGTGGGTGATAAACTTCAGACGGCCGCTGAGCTCGATTTTGAAACCCAGGACACCTACAGTGTGCGAGTCCGCTCTACCGACTCGTATGGTCTGACCTTCGATCAAGAGTTTACCATCACCGTCAGTGATCTAAACGAAACGCCGACCGCCCTAGCGCTCGACAACCTGACCATCGCCGAGAATGCGGTGAGTGGCACCCTAGTTGGTAATCTAACCACCACGGATGCAGACGCTGGTGACACCTTCACCTACACGCTGGAAGCAGGTGTGGGGGACACCGACAACGCCTCCTTTACCATCTCCGGCTCAACGCTTACCACCGCAGCCGTCCTCGACTTTGAATCGCAAGAGAGTTACTCGGTTCGTGTACGTAGCACCGATGCCGGGGGACTCATCTTCGAGCAGACCTTCACTATCACTGCCGCGAACGTCAACGAGGCGGCCACCAGCGTCGTGTTGAGTTCCAGCCAAGTGGAAGATGGAGCCGCATCTGGCACGGTAGTCGGCATTTTATCCTCGGATGATCCCGATGCCGGCGACACGTTCACCTATACATTGGTGGCTGGTTCGGGTGATACCGACAACGCTTCGTTTGCCATCTCCGGCGATCAGCTGCAAACCGCCTTTATAGCGGACATGGGGACCAAGGCCAGTTATGCCATCCGTGTCATGGTCACCGATGCCGGTGGGTTGACTCACGAAGAAGAGCTAACCATTACCGTTGTTGAAGTCGGCGTGGCACCAACGGCCGTTGCTCTCAGTAGTACCGCGATCGACGAAGGCTCGGCTATCGGTTCTGATGTTGGCACGCTGACTTCAACCGATGCCAACGCCACAGACTCCCACACCTACACGCTGGTGGCTGGTACCGGGGACACCGACAATGCATCCTTTACCATCGTGGGTGATAAACTTCAGACGGCCGCCGAGCTCGATTTTGAAACTCAGGACACTTACAGCGTGCGGGTTCGGTCCACCGACTCGTATGGCCTGACGTTCGACCAAGAGTTCACCATCACCGTCAATGATCTGAATGAAACACCGAGCGCAGTAGCACTCGACAACCTGACCGTCGCCGAGAATGCGGTGAGTGGCACCCTAGTTGGAAATCTATCCACCACGGATCCAGACGCTGGTGACACCTTCACCTACACACTGGAAGCAGGTATGGGGGACACCGACAACGCCTCCTTTGCCATCTCCGGTGCAACACTTACCACGGCAGCCGTCCTCGACTTTGAATCGCAAGAGAGTTACTCGGTTCGGGTACGTAGCACCGATGCCGGAGGACTGACCTTTGAGCAAACCTTCACCATCACTGCCACGAACGTCAACGAAGCAGCCACCAGCGTCACGTTGAGTTCCAGCCAAGTGGAAGATGGAGCTGCATCTGGCACGGCAGTTGGCACCTTAGCTTCGGATGATCCCGATGCCGCCGACACGTTCACTTATACATTGGTGGCTGGATCCGGAGATACTGACAACGCTTCGTTTACCATCTCCGGCGATCAGCTCCAAACCGCCTTTATAGCGGACATGGGGACCAAGGCCAGTTATGCCATCCGTGTCATGGTCACCGATGCCGGTGGATTGACTCACGAAGAAGAGCTGAACATTACCGTTGTTGAAGTCGGTGTGGCACCAACGGCCGTTGCTCTTAGTAGCACCGCGATCGATGAAGGCTCGGCTATTGGTTCCGATGTTGGCACGCTAACTTCAACCGATGCCAATGCGATAGACTCCCACACCTACACTCTGGTAGCTGGTACCGGCGACACCGACAATGCATCCTTTACCATCGTGGGTGATAAACTTCAGACGGCCGCCGAGCTCGATTTTGAAACTCAGGACACGTACAGCGTGCGGGTTCGGTCCACCGACTCGTATGGCCTGACGTTCGACCAAGAGTTCACCATCACCGTCAATGGTGTGAACGAGACACCGAGCGCAGTAGCGCTCGACAACCTGACCATCGCCGAGAATGCGGTGAGTGGCACCCTAGTTGGTAATCTAACCACCACGGATGCAGACGCTGGTGACACCTTCACCTACACGCTGGAAGCAGGTGTGGGGGACACCGACAACGCCTCCTTTACCATCTCCGGCTCAACGCTTACCACGGCAGCCGTCCTCGACTTTGAATCGCAAGAGAGTTACTCGGTTCGTGTACGTAGCACCGATGCCGGGGGACTCATCTTCGAGCAGACCTTCACTATCACTGCCGCGAACGTCAACGAGGCGGCCACCAGCGTCGTGTTGAGTTCCAGCCAAGTGGAAGATGGAGCTGCATCTGGCACGGTAGTCGGCACTTTATCCTCGGATGATCCCGATGCCGGCGACACGTTCACCTATACATTGGTGGCTGGTTCGGGTGATACCGACAACGCTTCGTTTGCCATCTCCGGCGATCAGCTGCAAACCGCCTTTATAGCGGACATGGGGACCAAGGCGAGTTATGCCATCCGTGTCATGGTCACCGATGCCGGTGGATTGACTCACGAAGAAGAGCTGACCATCACCATTGTTGAAGCTGGTGTGGCACCAACGGCCGTTGCTCTTGGTAGCACCGCGATCGATGAAGGCTCGGCTATTGGTTCCGATGTTGGCACGCTAACTTCAACGGATGCCAATGCCATAGACTCCCACACCTACACTCTGGTAGCTGGTACCGGCGACACCGACAATGCATCCTTTACGATCGTGGGTGATAAACTTCAGACGGCCGCCGAGCTCGATTTTGAAACTCAGGACACTTACTATGTACGAGTCCGGTCTACCGACTCGTACGGCCTGACGTTCGATCAAGAGTTCACTATCACCATCAATGATATTGTCGAATAG
- a CDS encoding cohesin domain-containing protein: protein MLRNKFRPTLENLEIRRLLAAVDIPSDLSGNVAAIVAAPVNIDTAAGIRGAEIRLAYDTSLLDLDSNSVSLGSVWSGSSDAQITANVDDASGTVVIFIASSSPLSATAGSLVNLDFTISSTATVGSNAILNLTSVSLNEGAIAVSPAPAAGADSTDGQILVTSDSTGGDDSISGFVFADANRDNLLSSGEAIPGVTITLTNSSGVQQQAVTDGNGRYEFLNLAPGNYSLQEEQPAAFVDGGSNTLNVALAAASDLTNQNFVEGGLLPQYLYTRLRATVVQPVGSAAWQAQIEQIREDAELGSGASSSSNRVQTQSIQSASIQSALDPSSQLSVAGSRPRLASSFLAYLGNTQALPAAEGEMAGNSQALSPAVSIPPAAQRASVPMVESSELRTHNRRLASFDQALLALLE from the coding sequence ATGCTTAGAAACAAATTTCGGCCAACTCTGGAAAACCTAGAAATCCGACGACTCTTGGCTGCCGTAGATATTCCCTCAGATCTTTCCGGAAATGTGGCGGCCATCGTTGCAGCCCCTGTCAATATTGACACCGCTGCTGGAATTCGCGGAGCCGAAATAAGGCTCGCCTACGACACCAGCTTGCTCGATTTAGATAGCAATTCTGTTTCGCTCGGATCTGTCTGGAGTGGAAGTTCCGACGCGCAGATCACGGCAAACGTGGACGATGCTAGCGGCACCGTCGTCATCTTTATCGCGTCGTCCAGCCCGTTGTCCGCCACCGCAGGGAGCCTCGTCAATTTAGACTTCACGATAAGCTCCACAGCGACCGTTGGCAGCAATGCTATTCTCAACCTAACATCCGTATCCCTCAATGAAGGGGCGATTGCTGTTAGCCCGGCACCTGCCGCCGGCGCCGATTCGACCGACGGGCAAATCCTGGTGACCAGCGATTCTACGGGGGGAGATGACAGCATTTCTGGGTTCGTATTTGCTGACGCGAATCGCGATAACTTGCTCAGTTCGGGCGAAGCCATCCCGGGGGTGACGATCACGCTCACCAATTCCAGTGGGGTGCAGCAGCAAGCCGTCACGGATGGAAATGGGAGGTATGAATTCCTAAATCTGGCGCCGGGTAACTACAGCCTACAAGAGGAGCAGCCTGCAGCGTTCGTGGATGGCGGTAGCAACACCCTGAATGTCGCACTTGCCGCGGCCTCCGATTTGACTAACCAAAATTTTGTGGAAGGAGGGCTCCTGCCCCAATACCTGTACACGCGTCTGCGGGCTACCGTCGTGCAACCGGTGGGGTCGGCCGCTTGGCAAGCTCAAATCGAACAAATACGCGAGGACGCCGAGCTCGGTAGTGGTGCTTCGTCCAGTTCCAATCGTGTGCAAACCCAGTCGATTCAAAGTGCGTCGATTCAAAGTGCATTGGATCCGAGTTCCCAACTGTCCGTGGCCGGTTCGCGGCCCCGCCTCGCCTCCTCTTTCCTAGCCTACCTGGGGAACACGCAAGCTCTTCCTGCGGCCGAAGGGGAAATGGCTGGCAACTCGCAGGCATTGTCGCCTGCCGTCAGCATTCCACCGGCGGCTCAGCGGGCCTCGGTGCCGATGGTCGAAAGTTCTGAATTGCGAACCCACAATCGCCGGTTAGCTAGCTTCGACCAAGCCCTACTCGCCTTGCTGGAATAG